Proteins from one Sphingopyxis terrae subsp. terrae NBRC 15098 genomic window:
- a CDS encoding ETC complex I subunit: MKARIFQKPKNAMQSGRAGTQRWFLEYAPAEARKADPLMGWAGSGDTQRQLRLSFATRDEAIAYAAKNGIEVEVMPTPVRTLKIQAYADNFR; encoded by the coding sequence ATGAAAGCGCGTATTTTCCAGAAGCCCAAGAATGCGATGCAGTCGGGCCGTGCCGGCACCCAGCGCTGGTTCCTGGAATATGCCCCTGCCGAAGCGCGCAAGGCTGATCCGCTGATGGGCTGGGCGGGTAGCGGCGATACGCAGCGGCAGCTTCGCCTGAGCTTCGCAACGCGCGACGAAGCGATTGCCTATGCGGCGAAGAACGGGATCGAGGTCGAAGTCATGCCGACCCCGGTGCGCACGCTCAAGATCCAGGCTTACGCCGACAATTTCCGTTGA
- a CDS encoding phage holin family protein — MPAQKPTPPPTSASASDPHGFGGVSHGYAPDGPPSTPPPVPLEDIVRDLVDDAKQTVQAELALLEARGALASHGVKWASAWGFVAACALLVALLAVAFGAILVLAPHVGPLLATLIVVAALIGLAGFAGWRAKRSAGDVKLALRSDLSPQGSDD, encoded by the coding sequence TTGCCCGCACAGAAACCGACCCCTCCACCGACCTCTGCATCGGCGTCCGATCCGCACGGCTTCGGGGGCGTCAGCCACGGCTATGCGCCCGACGGGCCGCCCAGCACGCCGCCGCCGGTACCGCTCGAAGATATCGTCCGCGATCTCGTCGACGATGCCAAGCAGACGGTGCAGGCCGAACTGGCGCTTCTCGAAGCGCGCGGTGCGCTGGCCTCGCACGGGGTCAAATGGGCGTCGGCGTGGGGCTTCGTCGCGGCCTGCGCGCTGCTCGTGGCGTTGCTCGCGGTTGCCTTCGGCGCGATCTTGGTGCTCGCGCCGCACGTCGGCCCGCTGCTCGCGACGCTGATCGTGGTCGCGGCGCTCATCGGGCTCGCGGGCTTCGCCGGCTGGCGCGCAAAGCGAAGTGCGGGCGATGTGAAGCTTGCCCTGCGCAGCGACCTGTCACCGCAAGGGAGTGACGACTGA
- the rpoC gene encoding DNA-directed RNA polymerase subunit beta', with protein MNQITNFMNPVAKPETFDMIKIGIASPERIRSWSFGEIKKPETINYRTFKPERDGLFCARIFGPIKDYECLCGKYKRMKYKGIVCEKCGVEVTVTKVRRERMGHIELAAPVAHIWFLKSLPSRIGLLLDMQLKQLERVLYFEAYIVLEPGLTPLEKFQLLTEDELLDAQDEYGEDAFSAGIGAEAIRVLLEGLDLEQERVDLMEELATTKSELKPKKIIKRLKVVESFIESGNRPEWMILEVIPVIPPELRPLVPLDGGRFATSDLNDLYRRVINRNNRLKRLMELRAPDIIVRNEKRMLQEAVDALFDNGRRGRTITGANKRPLKSLSDMLKGKQGRFRQNLLGKRVDYSGRSVIVTGPELKLHQCGLPKKMALELFKPFIYARLDAKGLSMTLKQAKKWVEKERKEVWDILDEVIREHPVLLNRAPTLHRLGIQAFEPVLIEGKAIQLHPLVCAAFNADFDGDQMAVHVPLSLEAQLEARVLMMSTNNILSPANGKPIIVPSQDMVLGLYYLSMEREGEPGEGMLLADMAEVHQALYTGAVTLHSKITSRVPQTDEAGNEYLRRFETTPGRMLIGECLPKSHTVPFDVVNRLLTKKEIGDVIDQVYRHTGQKETVLFADAIMALGFRHAFRAGISFGKDDMIIPDAKEKLVDETRALVKDFEQQYQDGLITQQEKYNKAIDAWSQCGDKVANAMMDEIRATPKLDDGRLAPVNSIYMMAHSGARGSPAQMKQLAGMRGLMAKPSGEIIETPIISNFKEGLTVLEYFNSTHGARKGLADTALKTANSGYLTRRLVDVSQDCVVIEDDCGTTRGMEMRAIIQGGSTIASLGERILGRTTLEDVVDKDGNVIAPVGTLLDEPTVAKIEEAEVQAVKIRSPLVCEASLGVCAKCYGRDLARGTPVNIGEAVGVIAAQSIGEPGTQLTMRTFHIGGAAQVNEQSNLEAISDGTIEYRDMETIVDQRGRRLALSRSGEIAVIDSEGRERATHKLPYGAQIMHKNGEKVKKGDRIAEWDPFTMPLITEKNGIVKYQDLVDAKTLTEQVDEATGIAQRVVIEYRTTGRGKKEDLQPRLTLLDDASGEAARYLLAVGTMISVEDGQEVKAGDVLARVTREASKTRDITGGLPRVAELFEARIPKDNAVIAKLSGRIEFVKDYKAKRKIAIVPEEGDAVEYLIPKSKVLEVQEGDYVKRGDALISGSPNPHDILDVMGVEALAEFLVAEIQEVYRLQGVKINDKHIEVIVRQMLQKVEITDGGDTTLLPGEQLDYLEMMEYNAKLPKNGKPAEGRPVLLGITKASLQTRSFVSAASFQETTRVLTEASVQGKVDSLMGLKENVIVGRLIPAGTGAAMNRIRVTASSKDAALRAAMRAANEAHLIAPQTAAEEHAAELAQGPEAAMGDDPLGAVEGETHGTDADAGDYLIQSDED; from the coding sequence ATGAACCAGATTACCAACTTCATGAACCCGGTCGCGAAGCCCGAAACCTTCGACATGATCAAGATCGGCATCGCGAGCCCGGAGCGCATCCGCTCGTGGTCGTTCGGTGAGATCAAGAAGCCCGAAACGATCAACTACCGCACGTTCAAGCCCGAACGCGACGGCCTGTTCTGTGCGCGCATCTTCGGTCCGATCAAGGATTATGAATGCCTGTGCGGCAAGTACAAGCGCATGAAATACAAGGGCATCGTCTGCGAAAAATGCGGTGTCGAAGTCACGGTGACCAAGGTCCGCCGCGAGCGCATGGGCCATATCGAGCTCGCCGCGCCCGTCGCGCACATCTGGTTCCTGAAGTCGCTGCCCTCGCGCATCGGCCTGCTGCTCGACATGCAGCTCAAGCAGCTTGAGCGCGTCCTCTATTTCGAAGCCTATATCGTTCTCGAACCCGGCCTGACGCCGCTCGAGAAGTTCCAGCTTCTGACCGAGGACGAACTGCTCGACGCGCAGGACGAATATGGCGAGGACGCCTTCTCGGCCGGCATCGGCGCCGAGGCGATCCGCGTGCTCCTCGAAGGGCTCGACCTCGAACAGGAACGCGTCGATCTGATGGAAGAGCTGGCGACGACCAAGTCGGAGCTGAAGCCCAAGAAGATCATCAAGCGTCTGAAAGTCGTCGAAAGCTTCATCGAATCGGGCAACCGTCCCGAGTGGATGATCCTCGAAGTCATTCCGGTCATCCCGCCCGAACTGCGCCCGCTGGTGCCGCTCGACGGCGGCCGCTTCGCGACGTCGGATCTCAACGACCTGTATCGCCGCGTCATCAACCGTAACAACCGTCTGAAGCGCCTGATGGAGCTGCGTGCGCCGGACATCATCGTCCGCAACGAAAAGCGCATGCTGCAGGAAGCCGTCGACGCGCTGTTCGACAACGGCCGCCGCGGCCGTACGATCACCGGTGCCAACAAGCGTCCGCTGAAGTCGCTCAGCGACATGCTCAAGGGCAAGCAGGGCCGCTTCCGTCAGAACCTGCTCGGCAAGCGCGTCGACTATTCGGGCCGTTCGGTCATTGTGACCGGTCCGGAACTCAAGCTGCACCAGTGCGGCCTGCCGAAGAAGATGGCGCTCGAGCTGTTCAAGCCGTTCATCTATGCGCGCCTCGACGCCAAGGGTCTGTCGATGACCCTCAAGCAGGCGAAGAAGTGGGTCGAAAAGGAACGCAAGGAAGTCTGGGACATCCTCGACGAAGTCATTCGCGAGCACCCGGTCCTGCTGAACCGCGCCCCGACGCTCCACCGCCTCGGCATCCAGGCGTTCGAACCCGTGCTGATCGAGGGCAAGGCGATCCAGCTTCACCCGCTGGTCTGCGCCGCGTTCAACGCCGACTTCGACGGCGACCAGATGGCCGTGCACGTCCCGCTGAGCCTCGAAGCGCAGCTGGAAGCGCGCGTGCTGATGATGTCGACCAACAACATCCTCAGCCCCGCGAACGGCAAGCCGATCATCGTTCCGTCGCAGGACATGGTCCTCGGCCTCTATTATCTGTCGATGGAACGCGAAGGCGAACCGGGCGAGGGCATGCTGCTGGCCGACATGGCCGAAGTACACCAGGCGCTTTACACGGGCGCGGTTACGCTGCACTCGAAGATCACCAGCCGCGTTCCGCAGACCGACGAAGCCGGCAATGAATATCTGCGCCGCTTCGAAACAACGCCGGGCCGCATGCTGATCGGCGAATGCCTGCCGAAGTCGCACACGGTGCCCTTCGACGTCGTCAACCGCCTTCTGACCAAGAAGGAAATCGGCGACGTGATCGACCAGGTCTATCGTCACACCGGCCAGAAGGAGACAGTGCTGTTCGCCGACGCGATCATGGCGCTGGGCTTCCGCCACGCGTTCCGCGCCGGCATCTCGTTCGGCAAGGACGACATGATCATCCCCGACGCCAAGGAAAAGCTGGTCGACGAGACCCGCGCGCTGGTGAAGGATTTCGAGCAGCAGTATCAGGACGGCCTGATCACGCAGCAGGAAAAGTACAACAAGGCGATCGACGCCTGGTCGCAGTGCGGTGACAAGGTCGCGAACGCGATGATGGACGAAATCCGGGCGACGCCGAAGCTCGACGACGGCCGGCTTGCTCCGGTCAACTCGATCTACATGATGGCGCACTCGGGCGCGCGTGGTTCGCCGGCGCAGATGAAGCAGCTTGCCGGCATGCGCGGCCTGATGGCCAAACCGTCGGGCGAGATCATCGAAACGCCGATCATCTCGAACTTCAAGGAAGGCCTGACCGTTCTCGAGTATTTCAACTCGACCCACGGTGCCCGTAAGGGTCTCGCCGACACCGCGCTCAAAACGGCGAACTCGGGTTACCTGACCCGCCGTCTGGTCGACGTGTCGCAGGATTGCGTTGTGATCGAGGATGATTGCGGTACGACCCGCGGCATGGAAATGCGCGCGATCATCCAGGGCGGTTCGACGATCGCCTCGCTGGGCGAGCGCATCCTGGGCCGCACGACGCTCGAGGATGTTGTCGACAAGGACGGCAATGTCATTGCCCCCGTCGGCACGCTGCTCGACGAACCCACGGTCGCCAAGATCGAGGAAGCCGAAGTGCAGGCGGTAAAGATCCGCTCGCCGCTGGTCTGCGAAGCCAGCCTGGGCGTCTGCGCCAAATGCTACGGCCGCGACCTTGCGCGCGGTACGCCGGTGAACATCGGCGAAGCGGTAGGCGTCATCGCGGCGCAGTCGATCGGTGAACCGGGCACGCAGCTGACGATGCGGACCTTCCACATCGGCGGTGCTGCGCAGGTCAACGAACAGTCGAACCTTGAAGCGATTTCGGACGGCACGATCGAATATCGCGACATGGAAACGATCGTCGACCAGCGCGGTCGCCGTCTGGCGCTGTCGCGTTCGGGCGAAATCGCGGTCATCGACAGCGAAGGCCGCGAACGCGCGACGCACAAGCTGCCCTATGGTGCGCAGATCATGCACAAGAATGGCGAGAAGGTGAAGAAGGGCGACCGGATTGCCGAATGGGATCCGTTCACCATGCCGCTCATCACCGAAAAGAACGGCATCGTGAAATATCAGGATCTGGTCGATGCCAAGACGCTGACCGAACAGGTCGACGAAGCGACAGGTATCGCCCAGCGCGTCGTGATCGAATATCGCACCACCGGCCGCGGCAAGAAGGAAGACCTTCAGCCGCGCCTGACCCTGCTCGACGATGCGTCGGGTGAAGCCGCGCGCTATCTGCTCGCGGTCGGCACGATGATCTCGGTCGAAGACGGTCAGGAAGTGAAGGCGGGCGACGTTCTGGCCCGTGTCACCCGCGAAGCGTCGAAGACGCGCGACATCACCGGCGGTCTGCCGCGTGTTGCCGAGCTGTTCGAAGCGCGCATTCCGAAGGACAATGCGGTCATCGCAAAGCTTTCGGGCCGCATCGAATTCGTCAAGGATTACAAGGCGAAGCGCAAGATCGCGATCGTTCCGGAAGAGGGCGATGCGGTCGAGTATCTGATCCCGAAATCCAAGGTGCTCGAAGTGCAGGAAGGCGACTATGTGAAGCGCGGCGACGCGCTGATCTCGGGCTCGCCGAACCCGCACGACATCCTCGACGTGATGGGTGTCGAAGCGCTGGCCGAATTCCTCGTCGCGGAAATCCAGGAGGTCTACCGACTGCAGGGCGTGAAGATCAACGACAAGCACATCGAGGTGATCGTTCGCCAGATGCTGCAGAAGGTCGAGATCACCGACGGCGGCGACACCACGCTGCTGCCGGGCGAACAGCTCGATTATCTGGAGATGATGGAATATAACGCCAAGCTGCCGAAGAACGGCAAGCCCGCCGAAGGGCGCCCGGTTCTGCTGGGCATCACCAAGGCGAGCCTGCAGACGCGCAGCTTCGTCTCGGCGGCATCGTTCCAGGAAACGACCCGCGTCCTCACCGAAGCGTCGGTGCAGGGCAAGGTCGACTCGCTGATGGGCCTCAAGGAAAACGTCATCGTCGGCCGCCTTATCCCGGCGGGTACCGGCGCGGCGATGAACCGCATCCGCGTCACCGCCTCGTCGAAGGACGCGGCGCTGCGTGCCGCCATGCGCGCCGCCAATGAAGCGCATCTCATCGCGCCGCAAACCGCGGCCGAAGAGCATGCCGCCGAACTGGCGCAGGGCCCCGAAGCGGCGATGGGCGACGATCCGCTCGGCGCGGTCGAAGGGGAAACCCACGGCACCGACGCCGATGCCGGCGATTATCTGATCCAGAGCGACGAGGACTAA
- a CDS encoding glutathione S-transferase N-terminal domain-containing protein — MTAAHPIFAKWPAQHPERLQLFTAPTPNGVKPSIMLEECGLPYEAHRIDIMANESHDPAFLALNPNGKIPAIYDPDGPNGTPLALFESGAILIYLADKTGQFLPAEANRRYEAIQWVMWQMGGMGPMFGQLGFFHKFAGRDYEDKRPRDRYAAESARLLGVLDARLDGRSWVMDADYSIADIAMLGWVRNLIGFYDAADIVGFDRFKHVQAWLDRGLARPAVQRGLEVGAS; from the coding sequence ATGACCGCTGCACATCCCATCTTCGCCAAATGGCCCGCACAGCATCCCGAGCGGCTGCAGCTTTTCACCGCGCCGACCCCGAACGGAGTCAAGCCCAGCATCATGCTCGAGGAATGCGGCCTGCCCTATGAAGCGCATCGCATCGACATCATGGCCAACGAAAGCCATGACCCGGCCTTTCTGGCGCTCAATCCGAATGGCAAGATTCCCGCGATCTACGATCCCGACGGACCGAACGGCACCCCGCTGGCGCTGTTCGAATCGGGGGCGATCCTGATCTATCTCGCCGACAAGACCGGCCAGTTTCTACCCGCCGAGGCGAACCGGCGTTACGAAGCGATCCAGTGGGTGATGTGGCAGATGGGCGGCATGGGACCGATGTTCGGCCAGCTCGGCTTCTTCCACAAATTCGCGGGTCGCGACTATGAGGACAAGCGCCCGCGCGATCGCTACGCGGCGGAATCGGCGCGGCTGCTCGGCGTCCTCGACGCGCGGCTCGACGGCCGGAGCTGGGTGATGGACGCCGATTACAGTATCGCCGACATCGCGATGCTCGGATGGGTGCGCAACCTGATCGGTTTCTATGATGCGGCCGACATCGTCGGTTTCGATCGCTTCAAACATGTGCAGGCATGGCTCGACCGCGGCCTTGCGCGCCCGGCCGTCCAGCGCGGGCTGGAGGTCGGCGCGAGCTGA
- a CDS encoding polyprenyl synthetase family protein: MTAEIHQLHGDRPPSLDPMMALVAADMNEVNSVILDRMQSEIPLIPELAGHLIAGGGKRMRPMLTLACAQLLDYPGRRHCKLAAAVEFIHTATLLHDDVVDGSDLRRGRKTANIIWGNSASVLVGDFLFARSFELMVEDGSLKVLKILSHASAVIAEGEVNQLSAQRRVETSEDQYLAIINAKTAELFASACKIAAVVAERDEATEAALDAYGRNLGIAFQLVDDAIDYVSDAETMGKGVGDDFRDGKVTLPVILAYARGSAEEREFWKQAIVGHRASDDDLAYATSLLLKHDTIADTLARARHYGQRAVDAIGGFRSSQAKAALTEAVAFAVARAY, from the coding sequence ATGACTGCCGAAATCCATCAGCTCCACGGCGACCGTCCGCCCTCGCTCGATCCGATGATGGCGCTTGTCGCCGCCGACATGAACGAGGTGAATTCGGTCATCCTCGACCGGATGCAGTCCGAAATTCCGCTCATTCCCGAACTCGCCGGACATCTGATCGCGGGCGGTGGCAAGCGGATGCGCCCGATGCTGACGCTCGCCTGCGCGCAGTTGCTCGACTATCCCGGGCGCCGCCATTGCAAGCTCGCCGCCGCGGTCGAATTCATCCACACCGCGACCCTGCTCCACGACGATGTCGTCGACGGATCGGACCTGCGCCGCGGGCGCAAGACCGCCAACATCATCTGGGGCAACAGCGCGTCGGTGCTCGTCGGCGATTTCCTGTTCGCGCGTTCGTTCGAACTGATGGTCGAGGACGGCTCGCTCAAGGTGCTCAAGATCCTCAGCCATGCTTCGGCGGTGATCGCGGAAGGCGAAGTGAACCAGCTTTCGGCGCAGCGCCGTGTCGAAACCAGCGAGGACCAATATCTCGCGATCATCAACGCCAAGACCGCCGAACTGTTTGCCAGCGCGTGCAAGATCGCCGCGGTCGTTGCCGAGCGCGACGAGGCGACCGAGGCAGCGCTCGACGCATACGGCCGCAATCTGGGCATCGCCTTCCAACTCGTCGACGATGCGATCGACTATGTTTCGGACGCCGAAACAATGGGCAAGGGCGTCGGTGACGATTTCCGCGACGGCAAGGTCACCCTGCCGGTCATCCTCGCTTACGCGCGCGGCAGCGCCGAAGAACGCGAATTCTGGAAGCAGGCTATCGTCGGCCACCGCGCTTCGGACGACGATCTCGCCTATGCGACCTCGCTCCTGCTCAAGCACGACACGATCGCCGACACGCTGGCGCGCGCGCGGCATTATGGTCAGCGCGCGGTCGATGCCATCGGCGGCTTTCGCAGCAGCCAGGCCAAGGCGGCGCTGACCGAAGCCGTCGCCTTTGCGGTCGCCCGCGCCTATTGA
- a CDS encoding chorismate mutase codes for MDDQLSRYRQSIDNIDAALVYMLAERFKVTKAVGELKAKIDLPPADPDREARQVERLRALAREADLDPEFSEKFLRFIIDEVIRHHEHLKREAGA; via the coding sequence ATGGACGATCAACTCAGCCGCTACCGCCAGAGCATCGACAATATCGACGCAGCGCTCGTCTACATGCTCGCCGAACGGTTCAAGGTGACGAAGGCGGTCGGCGAACTCAAGGCGAAGATCGACCTGCCCCCCGCCGACCCCGACCGCGAGGCACGGCAGGTCGAACGGCTGCGCGCGCTGGCGCGCGAGGCCGACCTCGATCCCGAATTCAGCGAAAAATTCCTGCGCTTCATCATCGACGAGGTGATCCGCCACCACGAACATCTGAAGCGGGAGGCCGGCGCATGA
- a CDS encoding DUF4170 domain-containing protein, whose amino-acid sequence MSKLHLVFGGRVSDPQGLDFVDLSNLDVVGLFPDYKSAEKAWRAAAQRTVDDAEMKYVVVHLHKLLQPDAE is encoded by the coding sequence ATGAGCAAACTGCATCTGGTGTTCGGCGGGCGCGTCAGCGATCCGCAGGGCCTCGATTTCGTCGACCTGTCGAACCTCGACGTCGTGGGCCTGTTTCCCGATTACAAGTCGGCCGAAAAGGCCTGGCGCGCCGCCGCGCAGCGCACGGTCGACGATGCCGAGATGAAATATGTCGTCGTCCACCTGCACAAGCTGTTGCAGCCCGACGCGGAATAA
- the hrpB gene encoding ATP-dependent helicase HrpB yields MTTAGPFLPIDAVLPDIMAALLLKPNAVVVAPPGAGKTTRVAPALLREPWCKGAVWLLSPRRLAARAAAERIAEEMGEAVGGTVGYATRLDSKQSAATRLLVMTPGLFRNRILADPELQGVSAVLFDEVHERSLDGDFALALAIDAQQGLRDDLRLVAMSATLDGARFGALLGDAPVVKSEGKSWPLDLRHIGRRAEDRLEASVLAAVRQALADEKEGDMLAFLPGAADIERAAAAVEAAGLPLVVHRLHGQIDPAMQRKALVRDPGGARKLILATSIAETSLTIDGVRIVIDAGLSRRPRFDKAAGIARLVTERASQASATQRAGRAARQGPGVAYRLWEAAATAGMPPFDPPEIHENDLMPVVLDCASWGIVDPRQLGWLDPPSPSAIAEAKARLQAIGALGDDGRITEHGKALAAVPLPVPLAHMLLDAAAAGEGDLAGELAVLLTEPGLGGRGADVEARLGRWRGIRGERAEGARRLARRLAGVGGRLASGPRTDETRSIGGWIATAWPDRVARQRAGQRGEYLSVGGRAYKIDPVDPLANAEWLAIADAQGHAAGVRILAAAPIAAAEVEAIFADRIVQQSASVYDAANDRVDHRRERRLGAIALSSGKAGRDAGAEDDVAVRLAAVRDKGLGLIGWGPAAQALRQRASFAGLDALSTGALADSLDLWLEPLLDGARGLRDIGDRRLTDALMGLLDWPARQLLEKLAPADYTTPAGSRHAIDYGAEGGPTVSVRVQEMYGLARHPTVGDPPIPLVLALTSPAHRPIQTSRDIASFWSGSWREVAKEMRGRYPKHSWPDDPATARPTLLTKAAQARRDAQ; encoded by the coding sequence ATGACGACCGCCGGGCCCTTCCTGCCCATCGACGCGGTGCTGCCCGACATCATGGCGGCGCTGCTCTTGAAGCCCAACGCCGTCGTCGTCGCGCCGCCGGGCGCGGGCAAGACGACGCGCGTCGCGCCGGCCTTGCTGCGCGAGCCATGGTGCAAGGGCGCGGTGTGGCTGCTCTCGCCCCGGCGCCTCGCGGCGCGGGCGGCGGCCGAGCGCATTGCCGAGGAAATGGGCGAAGCGGTCGGCGGGACGGTCGGCTATGCGACGCGGCTCGACAGCAAGCAGTCGGCGGCGACGCGCCTTCTGGTGATGACGCCGGGGCTGTTCCGCAACCGCATTCTTGCCGATCCTGAACTGCAAGGCGTGTCGGCGGTGTTGTTCGACGAAGTCCACGAACGCAGCCTCGACGGCGATTTCGCGCTCGCGCTCGCAATCGATGCGCAGCAGGGGCTGCGCGACGATCTGCGGCTCGTCGCAATGTCGGCGACGCTCGACGGCGCGCGCTTCGGAGCGCTGCTCGGCGATGCGCCGGTGGTCAAGAGCGAAGGCAAGAGCTGGCCGCTTGATCTGCGCCATATCGGGCGCCGCGCCGAGGATCGGCTGGAAGCGAGCGTGCTTGCGGCGGTGCGTCAGGCGCTGGCCGATGAGAAGGAAGGCGACATGCTCGCCTTTCTGCCCGGCGCCGCCGATATCGAGCGCGCAGCGGCGGCGGTCGAGGCGGCGGGTCTGCCGCTTGTCGTCCACCGGCTCCATGGGCAGATCGACCCTGCGATGCAGCGCAAGGCGCTGGTGCGCGATCCCGGCGGCGCGCGCAAGCTGATCCTCGCGACGAGCATTGCCGAAACCAGCCTGACCATCGACGGGGTGCGAATCGTGATCGATGCCGGCCTGTCGCGGCGTCCGCGCTTCGACAAGGCGGCGGGTATCGCGCGACTGGTCACCGAACGCGCGAGTCAGGCGTCGGCGACGCAGCGCGCGGGGCGCGCGGCGCGGCAGGGGCCGGGGGTTGCCTACCGGCTGTGGGAGGCGGCGGCGACCGCCGGGATGCCGCCCTTCGATCCGCCCGAAATCCACGAGAACGACCTGATGCCCGTGGTGCTCGACTGCGCGAGCTGGGGGATCGTCGACCCGCGCCAGCTCGGTTGGCTCGATCCGCCATCGCCCTCCGCCATCGCCGAGGCGAAGGCGCGGTTGCAGGCGATCGGTGCGCTGGGCGACGATGGACGGATTACCGAGCATGGCAAGGCGCTCGCGGCGGTGCCGCTGCCGGTCCCGCTCGCGCATATGCTACTCGACGCGGCGGCGGCGGGCGAGGGCGATCTGGCAGGGGAACTGGCGGTCCTGCTGACCGAGCCGGGCCTCGGCGGCCGCGGCGCCGATGTCGAGGCACGGCTGGGGCGCTGGCGCGGCATCAGGGGCGAGCGTGCCGAGGGTGCGCGGCGGCTCGCGCGACGGCTTGCCGGGGTTGGCGGGCGATTGGCGTCCGGCCCGCGAACGGACGAAACACGCTCGATCGGCGGCTGGATCGCCACCGCCTGGCCCGACCGCGTTGCGCGCCAGCGGGCCGGCCAGCGCGGCGAATATCTCAGCGTCGGGGGGCGGGCCTACAAGATCGATCCCGTCGACCCGCTCGCCAATGCCGAATGGCTCGCCATCGCCGATGCGCAGGGCCATGCCGCCGGCGTCCGCATCCTCGCCGCTGCGCCGATCGCGGCGGCCGAGGTCGAGGCGATCTTCGCCGATCGCATCGTCCAGCAGAGCGCCAGCGTCTATGATGCCGCGAACGACCGTGTTGATCACCGGCGCGAGCGGCGACTAGGCGCGATCGCGCTGTCGAGCGGCAAGGCCGGGCGCGATGCGGGGGCGGAGGATGATGTGGCGGTTCGGCTTGCCGCGGTTCGCGACAAAGGGCTGGGGCTGATCGGCTGGGGGCCGGCGGCGCAGGCGCTGCGCCAGCGGGCGTCCTTCGCCGGGCTCGACGCGCTGTCGACGGGTGCGCTCGCCGACAGCCTCGACCTGTGGCTTGAACCGTTGCTCGATGGCGCGCGCGGGCTGCGCGATATTGGCGATCGCCGGCTTACCGATGCGCTGATGGGGTTGCTCGACTGGCCGGCGCGGCAATTGCTCGAAAAGCTCGCTCCCGCCGATTACACCACCCCTGCCGGCAGCCGTCATGCGATCGATTATGGCGCCGAGGGCGGCCCGACGGTCAGCGTGCGGGTGCAGGAAATGTACGGGCTGGCGCGCCATCCGACCGTCGGCGATCCGCCGATACCGCTTGTCCTGGCGCTAACCTCGCCCGCGCACCGTCCGATCCAGACGAGCCGCGACATCGCGTCGTTCTGGAGCGGAAGCTGGCGCGAGGTCGCGAAGGAAATGCGCGGCCGCTATCCCAAGCATAGCTGGCCCGACGATCCGGCGACCGCGCGCCCGACGTTGCTGACCAAGGCGGCACAGGCGCGGCGCGATGCGCAATAG